One Leuconostoc mesenteroides subsp. mesenteroides ATCC 8293 genomic window, ATTATTGACGTCAATAATTATCCTTATCAGGCTTACCTGACGAAAAATAATGATGAAAATCAAAAGTGGCTATTATTACATGGCTTTATGGGCTCTCATTGTGATTTTAATCATATTATTGATCATTTACCGGGACAAGTACTGACTTTGGACTTACTGGGGTTTGGTGGTCATACAACGTCGGTTGAAGTTACCAGATTTGAAATGGCTCATCAAATACAAGATTTAGCGATTATATTGAATCAATTGCACTGGAAAAATATTAACCTACTAGGCTACTCGATGGGCGGTCGGTTAGCTTTAGGCTTTACCAAGGTGCACAGTGAGTTGGTAAAACGATTATACTTAGAGAGCACAACTGCTGGACTGAAGACTGCTCAAGAACGTCATGAACGGCGTGTTTCTGATTACAAAAAGGCTGAAAAAATCCAGCAAAACTTTGAAACATTTGTTACGGACTGGGAGCAGATGCCACTATTTGCTACACAACAACATGTTAGTCCAGAGCAAAAGAAGTTTATGCATCAACAACGGATAAATCAGAATCCAATCAACGTTGCGAACTCACTCCGTTATATGGGTAGTGGTGTGCAACCAAATTATTGGCCTTGTTTGCAATCATTACATACACCCACACAAGTTATTGTAGGAGAACAAGATATTAAATTTAACCTTATTGCCGAAGAAATGACAAACTTACTGCCAAATGCCAAAATAAGCATTGTGCCCAATGCTGGACATAATGCGCATTTTGAGCAACCAGCAGCATTTATTGAGGTACTCGATGTATCAAATTAAAAAAATAACTTTAATACCTATTGCACTGACTATGTTGCAAGCCTTTGAAACTGCGCATCACACCATTAGCGAACGACCATTAACTATTGTCACCGTTGAACTATTGAACGAAGATAGTGGTGAGATAGCTGTAGGTTATGGTGAAGTTCAGTCGTTTGCAGACTTCTCGTATACGCTTGAAAATCAATCTGTCAGTCGAGAAATTTTAAAAACAGTTTTGTTACCACAAATTCGAAGATTCTCTTTTAGTAATCCCCAATCGTTTTCGATACGTTTGAATCAACTGACGCCATTTGCTTCATTCGCTAAGGCAGGTTTAGAAATGGCTGTTTGGGACGCGATTGGTAAACTAACGCATCAATCTCTACAACAAATGATTCATGGCCAAGGGGGAACAGTTCCAGTCGGAATCGCTGTCGGTATGGCAGATAGTATTGATGAAGCATTAACGCAAGGATATCAGAGAATTAAGCTTAAAATTGATGCTCATGTAGTTGACTTTGAAAATTTGAACCGGCTGTTAAAAAAATATCCTGAACAACAATTTTCAATTGATGCAAACAGTAGCTTTACAGATAAAAATATTGCACAAATTAACAGGTTACCTGAAAATGTTGGGTTCATTGAACAACCACTTGGTGAAAATGATTTTGTACAGCATGCGGTACTCCAAGCTCATACAAGTAAAATCATTAGTTTAGACGAATCAATTAATAATCTTAACGATGTTGCTACGATGTTGAAATGTCTTTCGGCGAAAGCTTTGACAATTAAACAGGGCAAGATTGGTGGTATTTCCAATGCTTTGACGGCTATTCAACTTGTTGATAAGCCATGGGTTGGCGGCATGCTAACTAGTGGTTTAGGTAGAAGCGTCGATATAGCAATTAGTAGTTTACCTAAAATTGCTTTCCCAGGAGATATTTCAGATAGCAGGCGCTATTTTGAACGTGATATTATTGAGGAACGTTTACGCGTGAATAATGGGATTATATCAGTGCCAAGGAATTACGGCATTGGCGTGACAGTAGATTTAAATGCGATTTCAGATCTGCAAACGGAACAAATGTTTACAATTACTGATTAAAAACGAGGTTATTATGGAAACGAACTATGCGCAACAAATGCTTGATGCTCTCTCAAGTGGGCAACTAGATGATGCAAAAAAATTTTTTGCACAATCATTACGAAAAGATAGTGATGATTTAATTTATAGTTTAGCTGAGGAGTTATATGCTCTTGGGTTTTTGAACCAGTCATGTCGTGCCTATAAAAAATTATTAGAAAAATACCCTGATGAGGATGAACTTCGTACGGCATTAGCTGATATTGCGATAGAAGATGGTGAGATTGATGAAGCGCAAGACTATTTAGCGCAAATTAAGCCTGATTCACCTTCATACTTACAGGCTTTACTCGTTAAGGCAGATGTCTATCAGTCTGAGGGATTAACGGAATCTGCAGAACACAGTCTATTGCAGGCAGAAAGAATATCCCCAGATGAAGATGTGATTCAATTTGCCTTAGCTGAATTTTATTATGCTAATCAAAGTTATCCCAAGGCGATTCCACGCTATCGTGCGTTGTTGAAAAAAGGCAAACGAGAAATTAGTCGAGTTGATATTGTAGCGCGTATTGGTATGGCGTATGCTCAAGTGGGTAATTATGAGCATGCGGTTGGTTATTTAGAACAAATTAAACCAGAACAAATGACATTAGATACACGATTCCAATTGGCAGTTCTGTATCAAGAAAACAAACGAACCCGAGAAGCGATTGATTTGTTTAATGGTGTATTGGAAGTGGACCCTAAATATACGTCTATTTATCCGATATTGGGACAAGCGTATGAACAAGAACAACAACTTGAGGACGCTTACCGAGTTTATCAAGAAGGATTAGCTCAAGATGAGACCAATACAGTATTATATCGTCTAGCAGGGTTGGCAGCAGAAAAACTTGGAGATGATGCTAAAGCTAAAGCATATTATCAAAATGCTTTGGCGTTAGATGATACAGATGTGACGTCAATAATTATTTTGTCTGCTTTGCTATTAAAGCAACGAGAATTCGAAGCAGACATTCAGTTGTTAGAGAAACATATTCAAGAAGATGTTATTGATCCTGAATTTTACTGGCATTTGGCGCGCGCCTATTATCAGGAAGGCAAGGAAGATCAAGCTACTAAATATTGGGAAATGGCTTTACCCTTTTTCCAAGAGAATACTTCATTTTTGCGTGATATTATTGATTGGTACCATGAAGAAGGTGAACGTCAAGGTGAGATTGATATGATGGTCAGATATTTAAATATCGAACCAGAAGATGCTGATATGCAAATGCGATTAGAAAATGCAAAATATTAAAGATACGCAAATGCTGCTATTTTGGTAAAATAGACTCATATGAAAATTACACAATTACCTCAAGAATTTATAGATGCACAACCAATATTAACAAAGTTAGAAG contains:
- the menH gene encoding 2-succinyl-6-hydroxy-2,4-cyclohexadiene-1-carboxylate synthase; the encoded protein is MIIDVNNYPYQAYLTKNNDENQKWLLLHGFMGSHCDFNHIIDHLPGQVLTLDLLGFGGHTTSVEVTRFEMAHQIQDLAIILNQLHWKNINLLGYSMGGRLALGFTKVHSELVKRLYLESTTAGLKTAQERHERRVSDYKKAEKIQQNFETFVTDWEQMPLFATQQHVSPEQKKFMHQQRINQNPINVANSLRYMGSGVQPNYWPCLQSLHTPTQVIVGEQDIKFNLIAEEMTNLLPNAKISIVPNAGHNAHFEQPAAFIEVLDVSN
- the menC gene encoding o-succinylbenzoate synthase, producing the protein MYQIKKITLIPIALTMLQAFETAHHTISERPLTIVTVELLNEDSGEIAVGYGEVQSFADFSYTLENQSVSREILKTVLLPQIRRFSFSNPQSFSIRLNQLTPFASFAKAGLEMAVWDAIGKLTHQSLQQMIHGQGGTVPVGIAVGMADSIDEALTQGYQRIKLKIDAHVVDFENLNRLLKKYPEQQFSIDANSSFTDKNIAQINRLPENVGFIEQPLGENDFVQHAVLQAHTSKIISLDESINNLNDVATMLKCLSAKALTIKQGKIGGISNALTAIQLVDKPWVGGMLTSGLGRSVDIAISSLPKIAFPGDISDSRRYFERDIIEERLRVNNGIISVPRNYGIGVTVDLNAISDLQTEQMFTITD
- a CDS encoding tetratricopeptide repeat protein, with the protein product METNYAQQMLDALSSGQLDDAKKFFAQSLRKDSDDLIYSLAEELYALGFLNQSCRAYKKLLEKYPDEDELRTALADIAIEDGEIDEAQDYLAQIKPDSPSYLQALLVKADVYQSEGLTESAEHSLLQAERISPDEDVIQFALAEFYYANQSYPKAIPRYRALLKKGKREISRVDIVARIGMAYAQVGNYEHAVGYLEQIKPEQMTLDTRFQLAVLYQENKRTREAIDLFNGVLEVDPKYTSIYPILGQAYEQEQQLEDAYRVYQEGLAQDETNTVLYRLAGLAAEKLGDDAKAKAYYQNALALDDTDVTSIIILSALLLKQREFEADIQLLEKHIQEDVIDPEFYWHLARAYYQEGKEDQATKYWEMALPFFQENTSFLRDIIDWYHEEGERQGEIDMMVRYLNIEPEDADMQMRLENAKY